From Rhodopseudomonas palustris:
CAGGTCGGCGATCAGCGCCCGCAGCATCGAGAATGCGCCGTCGCCGGCGTGGCCGCGCAGGATCCGCTCGCTCCATTCGCGGGCGTGCTCGGCCTCGTGCTCCGGCGCGGATTGCGATTCCGGGTTCGGCACCAGATCGCGGGCGCTGCCGGCGCCGAGTTCGCGGACCTTGGCGGAGCGGGAGCCGTCGGCGCGCTGCTCCGTACTTTGTTGTTGAGATTCGGACTGCGACTGGGACTGGTCACGCCCGCCGGAGCCGGACGCATCGGCCTCGGAGCCCGCCTGCGACTTGTTGCCGGATTTCGACTTGCCGTTGTTGCTGTCGCTGTCGCGGTCGTCGATCGCGCGATACAGTTTCTCGACGTCCCATTCCAGCAGCGCCGCCTCGACGTCCTGTTCGCGCTTCAGCGCCTTGGCGAGGATCTGCTCCAGCATCACGGACTTTTCCGGCAGCGTCAGCCAGCTCAGATGCGCCAGCGTCGAGTTGACGATGGCGTCGGCGCAGACGTTGAACAGTTCGAGGTCGACGTCGCCGATCACGCGCTGCAGTTCGACGAAGCGCTGCGGATGGCGCAGCGCGATGTGCAGCACCTCGTGGGCGACGAGACCGACCTGTTCGGGCAGCGGCAGTTTCTCGAACGCCGCGCCGTAATACACCGTGGCGCCGTCGGTGATCGCCACCACCGCCGCCGTATCGCCGTCCGCGGGCAGGTCCTGATGCCGGACCCACAGCGCCAGCCCGCCGGTGGAGGGCGCGAATTCGACCATGCGCTGGATCGCGCGGGTTCCGCGATGGCAATACAGCGCGGCGGCGTCACGCATCCTGCAGGTCCATCTGCCGGCGTTCGCCGTAACGGGCGTAGGCCGGGCTGTCGAAGATCGCCGCCTCGAGGCCGTGCTCCAGCGCGCGCTGCATCAGCAGTTCCATCGCCAGCGTCTGCGCCTCGCGAATCGGCAGCGGGACGTTGCCGCGAATATCGGGCAGTTGCTCGATGATCTCCAGCGCGCGGGCCAGCGTCGGCTGATCGGTGCAGGCCGCCAGCAGGCCGTACAGCATGCCGTACAGCGCATCGAGCGTCTTCGGCAGCAGCGCCGCCGTCTCGGGGCCCGGCCGCGCGGCCAGCAATCGCACCACGTCGGTGCCGGCCTTGATCTCGCGCAGCACGCCGAAGAACTCCGCCGCATTGGCGGCGCCGATCCGGCCCTGCACGAACAGCCGCTTGGCCGCATCGGACAGGCCGGACTTCAGCACGTTGGAGATGTCCTCCCAGCCGCGCGGGCTGGCGCCGATCAGATGATCGCCGGCGAGCTGCGCCTGGGTGTCGTCGAGCTTGTCCGGGCGGATCTTCAGATAGGCCATCACTTCCGGGGCGAAGTCGCGCGCCATGGCGTGGGCGAGGAAGGCGTCGATCGCAGTCTGGACGTTGAAGTGGAACATGCGGTCGGCGAGCGCGGTGCCCATGTCGTGGCTGATCGCGCCGTGGAAGCTCGCATTGCCGGCGGCGACCACCAGCCAGCCGTCCGGCAGTTCGTAATTGCCGACGCGGCGGTCGAGGATCAGCGAATAGGCCGAGATCTGCAGCCGCTGATCGGCGGCGGTGAGTTCGTCGAGGAACAGCAGCCCCTCCGGCTGGTCGGGCGACGGCAGGAATTCCGGCGGAAACCACACTGTCTTGGCCAGCGCCTCGTCGGCGTAGATCGCGCCGCGGATATCGACCGGCTCGATCGTGGTGAGGCGCAGATCGACCAGCGGTACCTTGTAGTGCTCGGCGACCTGACGGACGACCGACGACTTGCCGACCCCGCGCGTCCCCCACAGCATCGACGCGCGCCTGCGCAGCGTCGGCTCGCCGTATTGCTCGATCAGCGCCGCCTTGGCAGCCGCAATCGAGACCGGGGGGATGTTCATCGGGTTGCCGTGCATCGATCGAATCCTCGCTTAGGTCTGCTGAACGTCGAGAGTCTGCGGTGCGGCCGTCTCGATCTCCGGATGCCAGGCGGCGTGCGTCATGCGGCGCGGGAACGGCGGGATCTCCATCGATGGAATATCGCGCATGCCGAACGCGCCGATCATCAGCAGCGGCGGCGCCCCCATCAGCAGCAGATTGACGATGGAGTCCTGCGGGATCTCGACCAGCGTCAGGCTCGCGGCGCCGAGGATCAGACTCGCGAAGAACAACAGCGGCAGCGCGCGGCGCAGCGCGACACCCCAGCGCGCCCGCGCCAGCGACTCGTGGTAGGCGGCCGGCGGCTGCGACAGCGTGCGTGTAAGATGCGAGACGGTCCTCTCCAGCCGCTGTTCGATCAGGCGGCTCAATTCCGG
This genomic window contains:
- a CDS encoding DUF2201 family putative metallopeptidase, with the protein product MRDAAALYCHRGTRAIQRMVEFAPSTGGLALWVRHQDLPADGDTAAVVAITDGATVYYGAAFEKLPLPEQVGLVAHEVLHIALRHPQRFVELQRVIGDVDLELFNVCADAIVNSTLAHLSWLTLPEKSVMLEQILAKALKREQDVEAALLEWDVEKLYRAIDDRDSDSNNGKSKSGNKSQAGSEADASGSGGRDQSQSQSESQQQSTEQRADGSRSAKVRELGAGSARDLVPNPESQSAPEHEAEHAREWSERILRGHAGDGAFSMLRALIADLPRTRTPWAQVLRVQLARGLAKKPSLTWSRPARSYIANQGRAGQHRMPFEPGFSATKNEPRLALIIDVSGSIDDRVMERFAREIETITRRQEAGLVLIIGDERVRQVEFFEPGRRFVLSEIEFAGGGGTDFTPLLAEADRHRPDIAVVLTDLEGPADFKPRWPVIWAVPESHANAVQPFGRLLALN
- a CDS encoding ATPase, with translation MHGNPMNIPPVSIAAAKAALIEQYGEPTLRRRASMLWGTRGVGKSSVVRQVAEHYKVPLVDLRLTTIEPVDIRGAIYADEALAKTVWFPPEFLPSPDQPEGLLFLDELTAADQRLQISAYSLILDRRVGNYELPDGWLVVAAGNASFHGAISHDMGTALADRMFHFNVQTAIDAFLAHAMARDFAPEVMAYLKIRPDKLDDTQAQLAGDHLIGASPRGWEDISNVLKSGLSDAAKRLFVQGRIGAANAAEFFGVLREIKAGTDVVRLLAARPGPETAALLPKTLDALYGMLYGLLAACTDQPTLARALEIIEQLPDIRGNVPLPIREAQTLAMELLMQRALEHGLEAAIFDSPAYARYGERRQMDLQDA